CAATTCAACAGCCCCTTGACCCTTATTGTCATGAATTAAAATGCTTGGAAAATTTAAATCTATATTTCTCATAATATCACATAATTACACTAATCCAAAGAATCCTGCTCCAAAGTTGTTGATTATATAGAATACCGCAAAGGCAGAACATGTGATTGGAATTGAATACCTAAGCCCTTTCTTCAAGTCCCCATACATTATCAAAGCTATTAGAAAGCCTGCCAAAATTGAATGAATGAGGAGATAAATCTCTGCAGCAAGCGGTGCGACTTCGCAAATTGATCCACCTTTTCCAAGTTCAATCATGAAGGATGAATAGACTCCAACCATCCCAAGGGCAAAGGGAGCGGCTATTGTTGAAGCGATTATTAGAAACATTATTGACATCATAACGCTTGCCTTTCTCTCCCTCTTCAATATCAGCATAGCCCTTAAGTCATCACTTACATCAAGAATGATCTCAGACAAGGATCCTCCGCTTTTATGGGCATTCAATATGATTTTAAAGCTTCTCTCAAGGTCCTTTGAGTTGAGTCTCATTGCCATATTGCTAAATGATTCATCAAGAGATTTTCCCATCCTTATCTCAACAACAACTCTTCTTAATTCATCATACAATGGCCCTTTTCTATGGTCAGACATGTCCACCAAAGCATTTTCCAAACTTAATCCAACCTTTAGCATAGATGACAATTGCCTTAAGAAGTCTGGAATTGAGTTTTCTATCTCACTTGCCCTTTTTTCTATTTTCAAAAACAAGATCAAAATGAATGCAATTGTTGGAATGAAAACAGCTAAAGATAAAGCAAATATCAAATTAAATGACAACACTATTGAAACTAGTGAAAATAGAATGATGAATGCAATATAAACCATTAGAATAATTGCCAATATTTGGGATGCCAATGTAAATATTCCTGCCTTAAGCAAGTACTCTTGAAAGGCAATTAAAAAAGATTGGTTTATTTTATTTTCTATTATATTCGATAATTTGATTATTAAATCTTCAATAAACATTGATAATAGATTTGTATAAGTAATTAATAAATTTAACTTATTTATAAACTTAAAAAAACAATTTAATTAGAATATAATAAAAAATAAGTAAAATTATAATGCTGTGATAAAATTAAAGTGATTTAATAAAATTAAAATTAGATTGGAAAATTAAATTAGATAAAAAAGTCAATGAATGTTAAATGAATTCTAAAAGAATTCAAATAACACAACGTTCTTAAAAAATTTTGGATCTGTCAATAAATCCATAAATATAATTTAATAAAAATGATATTTAAAAATTTTTATTAGCATTCAAAAATAGGAAAAGCCCATCAAGGAAAAAATCTAACCTAACTTTTTTCATGGCATTATAGACAGAGAGGATTATTCAATAAAAATTAGAAATAATTTTATTAGAACTTCAAGAAACAATAAAATTGTTCTAAGATTTATTTCCAAACCAACACATCCTAAAAATTTTTTAAGAACGTTTGATTTTTTTAGATGGTGAAACTCAAAAATAGATTTTTAAAGATTAATACTTAAATATAACGATTTTAAACCCGTTAAATTTCAAAATAAAATCATTATCATATTTATATGAAAAAATAACTAAAAATAAGAAAAATTAAGCGATTTGTAAAATTATAATGAGATTAAAAAATTAAAATTTGACTGAAAAAATTAGGGAAAATTAAAAAGAAAAATTATAATATTTGAGGCAAATTACCAATCAGTTTACCCGTTTTGTCAACTAAAACCATATCCTCTATCCTTACTCCAAACTCTCCTTCAAGATAGATTCCTGGCTCAATTGTTATAATCATATTGTTCTCCAAAACAGTTTGATCCTTTAGGGAAACTGAAGGATTTTCATGAATGTCCAATCCTAAGCTATGGCCAGTGCTGTGAATGAAATTATCCCCATAACCATATTCAGTTATGATGTCTCTTGCCACCTTATCCACTTCACAAGCTTTTACACCTGCCTTAACAGCATCAATGGCCTTGTCATGAGCTTCAAGAACTATATTGGATATTTCCTCCTGCCTTTCTGTGTAGATGAAAGTTCTTGTTGTGTCAGAGCAATAACCCTCAAACTTACAGCCGTAATCAACTAAAACTGGTGTGTCAAGGACATGTTGCCTTGGAGTTGAATGAGGCAATGATGATACAGGGCCAGTTGCAAATATTGTATCAAATGATTCAACGGTTGCCCCATTCTTTCTCATCAGATAGCCTAATTCATATGCACATTCCCATTCTTCTGCCCCCTTCTCCTGCTTGGAGCGGACATCCAATTCA
This genomic window from Methanobrevibacter ruminantium contains:
- a CDS encoding type II secretion system F family protein, producing MLKAGIFTLASQILAIILMVYIAFIILFSLVSIVLSFNLIFALSLAVFIPTIAFILILFLKIEKRASEIENSIPDFLRQLSSMLKVGLSLENALVDMSDHRKGPLYDELRRVVVEIRMGKSLDESFSNMAMRLNSKDLERSFKIILNAHKSGGSLSEIILDVSDDLRAMLILKRERKASVMMSIMFLIIASTIAAPFALGMVGVYSSFMIELGKGGSICEVAPLAAEIYLLIHSILAGFLIALIMYGDLKKGLRYSIPITCSAFAVFYIINNFGAGFFGLV
- a CDS encoding M24 family metallopeptidase, coding for MQIKDNEIHNFHIKNILKKLEEKDLDAMLVANFNNIHYLSGYLSTSFAFMIIKENPIIFVSGMDMENAENTSSIDIVKYESFDKMIEYLKDEGIKSLAIESDLTANVYEKFKDFNLTISNAISTERMIKSDDEIQKMIKATDIAHKSLLELDVRSKQEKGAEEWECAYELGYLMRKNGATVESFDTIFATGPVSSLPHSTPRQHVLDTPVLVDYGCKFEGYCSDTTRTFIYTERQEEISNIVLEAHDKAIDAVKAGVKACEVDKVARDIITEYGYGDNFIHSTGHSLGLDIHENPSVSLKDQTVLENNMIITIEPGIYLEGEFGVRIEDMVLVDKTGKLIGNLPQIL